Proteins co-encoded in one Syngnathoides biaculeatus isolate LvHL_M chromosome 22, ASM1980259v1, whole genome shotgun sequence genomic window:
- the LOC133495460 gene encoding gastrula zinc finger protein XlCGF57.1-like isoform X2, which translates to MCGRTSEIVFLTAVGRIHRPISEDVRPDQQRPEHSCIEKEEEHCLIRHKRDITKLPSTSVPLKTEDECPSVKSRGAEPPTSFGSQHVTTDADGEHCERSQADGLLAPISDSEDTSHTPHTDDDDEDDDYDDEVVSEGHIGDKRWKCSECGKMFGYKSILKRHMMSHTGEKPYACSYCDKRYADKGYLKIHSRKHTGEKPFECLVCGQMFTRKGDLKIHTRTHTGEKPFACLDCGQKFAQEGHLKRHTRTHTGEKPFFCSVCGQRFTQEGSLKRHTRIHTGEKPFVCSDCGQRFTQEGSLKIHTRTHTGEKYYVCSDCGQRFSRKSSLQIHTRTHTGEKPFACSICGTRFSEKRNLRRHTGMHTGEKPFACSVCGQRFTVKGYLKIHTRKHTGEKPFACSVCGQRFTTKGYLKIHTRTHSGEKPFACPVCGKRFSKKGSLTTHSKSH; encoded by the coding sequence CCATCAGTGAAGATGTTCGTCCTGACCAGCAGAGGCCAGAGCACTCCTGCATtgaaaaagaggaagagcacTGCCTCATCAGACACAAGAGGGATATCACTAAGTTGCCATCAACTAGTGTCCCTTTGAAAACTGAAGATGAATGTCCAAGTGTGAAGAGCAGAGGTGCGGAGCCTCCTACCAGTTTTGGCAGTCAACATGTGACAACAGACGCTGATGGCGAACACTGTGAAAGATCACAAGCAGATGGCCTTTTGGCTCCAATATCAGATAGTGAGGACACGTCACACACGCCTcacactgatgatgatgatgaagatgatgattatgatgatgaagTAGTGTCTGAAGGTCACATTGGAGACAAACGCTGGAAATGTTCTGAGTGTGGGAAAATGTTTGGCTACAAGTCTATTTTGAAAAGGCATATGATGagccacactggagagaaaccttatGCCTGCTCATATTGTGATAAAAGATATGCTGACAAAGGATACTTAAAAATACACTCAAGaaaacacactggtgagaaaccatttGAATGCctagtttgtggtcaaatgttCACACGAAAAGgggatttaaaaatacatacaagaacacacactggtgagaaaccttttgcctgcttagATTGTGGTCAAAAATTTGCTCAAgagggacatttaaaaagacacacaagaacgcacactggtgaaaaaccttttttctGCTCTGTTTGTGGTCAAAGGTTCACACAAGAGGgaagtttaaaaagacacacaagaatccacaccggtgagaaaccttttgtctgctcagattgcggtcaaagattcactcaagAGGGaagcttaaaaatacacacaagaacacacactggagagaaataTTATGTCTGCTCAGATTGTGGTCAGAGATTCTCCCGAAAATCAAGCttacaaatacacacaagaacacacactggagagaaaccttttgcctgctcaattTGCGGTACAAGATTCTCTGAAAAGAGAAACTTAAGACGCCACACAGGAatgcacactggtgagaaaccttttgcttgttcagtttgtggccaaagatttacTGTGAAGGGATATTTGAAAATACATACAAGaaaacacactggtgagaaaccttttgcctgctcagtttgtggccaaagatttacGACAAAGGGTTATTTGAAAATACACACTCGAACACAttctggtgagaaaccttttgcctgcccAGTTTGTGGGAAAAGATTCTCTAAAAAGGGAAGCTTGACAactcactcaaaatcacactga
- the LOC133495460 gene encoding gastrula zinc finger protein XlCGF57.1-like isoform X1, protein MCASTTAEFEENLYGPKEESEPQSKSLDGVYKMQTRIGFRTAAISEDVRPDQQRPEHSCIEKEEEHCLIRHKRDITKLPSTSVPLKTEDECPSVKSRGAEPPTSFGSQHVTTDADGEHCERSQADGLLAPISDSEDTSHTPHTDDDDEDDDYDDEVVSEGHIGDKRWKCSECGKMFGYKSILKRHMMSHTGEKPYACSYCDKRYADKGYLKIHSRKHTGEKPFECLVCGQMFTRKGDLKIHTRTHTGEKPFACLDCGQKFAQEGHLKRHTRTHTGEKPFFCSVCGQRFTQEGSLKRHTRIHTGEKPFVCSDCGQRFTQEGSLKIHTRTHTGEKYYVCSDCGQRFSRKSSLQIHTRTHTGEKPFACSICGTRFSEKRNLRRHTGMHTGEKPFACSVCGQRFTVKGYLKIHTRKHTGEKPFACSVCGQRFTTKGYLKIHTRTHSGEKPFACPVCGKRFSKKGSLTTHSKSH, encoded by the coding sequence CCATCAGTGAAGATGTTCGTCCTGACCAGCAGAGGCCAGAGCACTCCTGCATtgaaaaagaggaagagcacTGCCTCATCAGACACAAGAGGGATATCACTAAGTTGCCATCAACTAGTGTCCCTTTGAAAACTGAAGATGAATGTCCAAGTGTGAAGAGCAGAGGTGCGGAGCCTCCTACCAGTTTTGGCAGTCAACATGTGACAACAGACGCTGATGGCGAACACTGTGAAAGATCACAAGCAGATGGCCTTTTGGCTCCAATATCAGATAGTGAGGACACGTCACACACGCCTcacactgatgatgatgatgaagatgatgattatgatgatgaagTAGTGTCTGAAGGTCACATTGGAGACAAACGCTGGAAATGTTCTGAGTGTGGGAAAATGTTTGGCTACAAGTCTATTTTGAAAAGGCATATGATGagccacactggagagaaaccttatGCCTGCTCATATTGTGATAAAAGATATGCTGACAAAGGATACTTAAAAATACACTCAAGaaaacacactggtgagaaaccatttGAATGCctagtttgtggtcaaatgttCACACGAAAAGgggatttaaaaatacatacaagaacacacactggtgagaaaccttttgcctgcttagATTGTGGTCAAAAATTTGCTCAAgagggacatttaaaaagacacacaagaacgcacactggtgaaaaaccttttttctGCTCTGTTTGTGGTCAAAGGTTCACACAAGAGGgaagtttaaaaagacacacaagaatccacaccggtgagaaaccttttgtctgctcagattgcggtcaaagattcactcaagAGGGaagcttaaaaatacacacaagaacacacactggagagaaataTTATGTCTGCTCAGATTGTGGTCAGAGATTCTCCCGAAAATCAAGCttacaaatacacacaagaacacacactggagagaaaccttttgcctgctcaattTGCGGTACAAGATTCTCTGAAAAGAGAAACTTAAGACGCCACACAGGAatgcacactggtgagaaaccttttgcttgttcagtttgtggccaaagatttacTGTGAAGGGATATTTGAAAATACATACAAGaaaacacactggtgagaaaccttttgcctgctcagtttgtggccaaagatttacGACAAAGGGTTATTTGAAAATACACACTCGAACACAttctggtgagaaaccttttgcctgcccAGTTTGTGGGAAAAGATTCTCTAAAAAGGGAAGCTTGACAactcactcaaaatcacactga